The Phormidium sp. PBR-2020 DNA segment CTGGGTGAACGGCCAAGGAGACAGCGAGTTTATCGTCGGCATTCGGTCTGCCCTCATCAACGGCGATCGGGCCCGTCTCTACGCCGGGGCCGGCATCGTCGCCGGTTCCGATCCCGCCAAAGAACTCGCAGAAATCCAACTCAAACTGCAAGCCCTCCTCAACACCCTCAACGGCAGTTAACCGCCCCTCTTGCCTACCGCCTAAACGATGCGTTCCGGCAATTTTGAATCGATGGGCCTAAGTCAAAACCCCTACTGATGCCGGAACACATCCTACCCTCTCCCCCCTCTTGCCTCTTGCCTCCTCCTTTTCTCCGTGCCCTCTGTGTCTCTGTGGTGACCCTCTCCCCCCCTCTTGCCCCTTGCCTCTTGCCCTTCCCCCCATGTGTCGACTTCTCGCCTATCTCGGTTCTCCCGTCTCCCTCCATTCCCTCCTCTGTCAGCCCCCCCATTCCCTCGTCGTACAAAGTTATCAACCCCAAGAAATGACCGCCGGATTGCTGAACGCCGATGGCTATGGCTTCAGTTGGTACGATCGCCGCCAACAAGACCAACCCTTCATCTACAAAAGTCTCCTGCCCATCTGGAGTGACATTAACCTCTCCTCCCTCAGTCACTATATTCACTCCGACTGTATCCTGGCTTATGTGCGTAGTGCCACCCCAGGACAGGCCCTTGATTTAAGCAACGGCCAGCCCTTCAGCCATGACAACTGGTCCTTTATCCATAACGGGGCCATTCCCCAATTTCGTCAGCGTCTCTATCGTCCCCTGCGCGATCGCCTCCGTAGCCCCTACTATGAACTCATCAACGGCAGTACCGACTCAGAACATCTGTTTGCCTATCTGATGCAGTTACAGGACGAAACGCCCCAGCAGCCCCTCAGCCAAACCCTCAAAACCGCCCTAAAGGACTTTCAGGAATTGGCCATGGCCCATAACAGTCAACTCTCCGCCAACCTCGTCCTGAGTGACGGACAACACCTCATCGCCTGTCGCTTCGCCGTCAACACCGCCCCCCCCAGTCTCTATTACCTGCAACAGGATGGAAGTCACCTCATCGCCTCCGAACCCATCTTTCCCGGAAACTGGCAAGCCTTCGCCCCAAGCAGTATCTTAACTATCAACCCCAATCAAGGGCCTCAGTGGACCGTCTTGAACCCCTAATGTCACTCGTTTCCCAACCTTCCCCAACCCTGGCCCTCCAGGAAGCCCTCATCGCCTGTCGTCAAGCCACCCTAGATCAGGTTCAATCCCTGGGCGATCGCCTCTATTACTCCCAAGCCCATCCCGACTTTAGCCCCATTGGTTGGCATCTAGGACATATTGGCTTCACCGAAGAACTCTGGCTATTGCGTCATTGTGCCAGACGCACTCCCCAACAGCCTCAATATCATCGCCTCTATGCCGCCGATGGCCTGCCAAAACAGCAACGGCAACAACTCCCCAGCCTCGCCGACACCTGCGATTATCTGCAACAGATTCGCCAACAGGTGTTAGATTATCTCCCTCGCGCCCCCCTCCAGGACCAAGCCCGCCTCTGGTGGTTTATCCTGCAACATGAAAGCCAACATAGTGAAACCATGGCGATCGTCGAGGCATTACATCGACGCAGCCCCCTCTATCGCCCTCATCCAACCGCCTCCAAGCCACTTAACCCCGAAACTATCAAAATTCCCGCAGGAGCCTTCCTCCAGGGCAATAGTAACGAGAATGCCCTAGATAACGAACAGCCCGCCTTTCTCAACCCTCTTGACGAGTATCATATTGACCGCTACCCCGTCACCTGTGGCCAATACCGTCACTTTATCGACGTGGGGGGCTACGACAACCGCGACTATTGGTCTGCCGCCGGTTGGCAGTTTATCCGCCACCATAACATCCGCCAACCCCTCTATTGGCCCGAGGCTGACGGGTCGGAGTTTGACCATTATCCCGTCTGTGGGGTGAGTTGGTATGAAGCCAACGCCTACGCCAACTTTGTCGGCAAACGACTCCCCACTGAAGCGGAATGGGAAAAGGCCGCTAGTTGGAACTCCCCGCAACATCGCCATCAGCCTTATCCCTGGGGAACTGAGTTCCCTCAAGCGCATCATTGCAATCATCATCGCCTGATGGGGGGTATCACGCCGGTTCATGCTTATCCCAATCATTGCAGTCCTTGGGGTATCGAGGATATGTTGGGGAATGTCTGGGAATGGACATCAACTGCCTTTGATGGTTATCAGGGGTTTGAGTTCTTCCCCTATTCCGGGTATTCTCAAGCCTATTTTGATGGCCAGCATTATGGGTTACGGGGAGGAAGTTGGACTACTCGCCCCTGGGCCCTTCGTAATAGTTTCCGCAATTGGTATTCTCCTCAGGTTCGAGAAGCGTTTGCGGGGTTTCGGCTTTGTCGCCGATGATGGGGGAGGACGGGAACCACAGAGTCACAGAGGACACAGAGAGGCAGGTTAGAGAGAGACGAGGGGAGGATGGGTCATGCTGAAGAGGGTAACTTATAGTCCGGCGTATACGTTGGTTCCCACCTATGAGTGTTTTAATCGCTGTAGTTATTGCAACTTTCGTCGGCAACCTGGGGGGGATACTTGGATGAGTTTGGCCCGGGGACGGGAAATTTTGCAGTCTTTGCGGGATGGAGTGGGGCCGCAGGTGACGGAGATTTTGATTCTTAGTGGTGAGGTTCATCCACAGCATCCGCGACGAAGCCTCTGGTTTCAACGGATTTTTAATCTCTGTCAGTTGGCCCTGTCTTTGGGATTTCTGCCTCATACCAATGTTGGACCCCTGAGTGAGGGGGAAATGGCCAGTCTGAAAACGGTGAATGTCTCGATGGGGTTGATGCTGGAACAGGTGACCCCCAAACTGCTGAAGACGGTTCACCGTCACGCGCCGAGTAAACAACCGGAACGGCGCATTTTACAGTTGGAACTGGCGGGTAAGTTGCGGATTCCTTTTACCACGGGATTGTTGTTGGGAATTGGTGAGACGACTAAGGATTGCCAGAATAGCTTGATGGAAATTGCCCGAATTCACCATCGCTGGGGCCATATCCAGGAGGTGATTCTGCAACCTCATCGTTTGGGCCAGCGTCAGGAGTCAGCGATGGAGGGGTTTCAGTTGCCGCAACTTCCGAAGGTGGTGGCGTTGGCCCGGGAGATGTTGCCGCCGGAGGTGACGTTGCAGATTCCTCCGAATTTAGTAGAAACACCGGAGATTCTCTTGGCTTGTCTGGCGGCTGGGGCCAGGGATTTGGGAGGAATTGGCCCCCGTGATGAGGTGAACCCGGATTATCCCCATTGGCAATGTCAACGGCTGGGTGAGATTCTGCAACCGGCGGGTTGGCAGTTGCGTCCCCGTTTACCGGTGTATCCTCAGTTTGAATCTTGGGTGTCTGGGACACTGCGATCGCAGCTTGAGAGAATTCGTCAAAAAAGTTGCCAGGGTTGAGCCATGATATGTTAGGATGGCAAAGCTAGAGACATGGGGACATGGCCAAGCGGTAAGGCAGAAGACTGCAAATCTTCCATTCCCCGGTTCGAATCCGGGTGTCCCCTTTTAACGTGAAGGCTCAGTATCGCTATATTCTCTTTTATAAGCCCTACGATGTGCTGTGTCAGTTTACCGACAACAGTGCCACTCCTCGCGCGACCTTAAAGGACTATATCCCCATTCCCGGGGTCTATTCTGTGGGTCGTCTCGATCGCGACAGTGAGGGCCTGCTGTTGTTAACCAATGATGGGCCGCTGAAGCATCGTCTGACGGACCCCAAGTTTGCCAAACCGCGCACCTATTGGGTACAAGTAGAACGGACTCCCGATGAGGCGGCCCTAGAAGCGTTACGTCGGGGGGTGACGATTCGCGGCTATACCACTCGTCCGGCCCAAGTCCAACGACTTCCTAATCCCCCTGATCTCCCGCCACGGGACCCACCGATTCGCTATCGTAAAACGGTTCCCACGGACTGGCTGGAAATTACCTTGACGGAAGGGCGCAATCGTCAAGTCCGGCGGATGACGGCGGCGGTTGGCTTTCCCACCTTACGCTTGATTCGGGTTCGCAGTCTCCGATTAACTCTGGAGGGCCTACAACCGGGACAATGGCGAGAGTTGACTCCCCTGGAAATTCAACAAGTGAGGGAAGATAGTAAGGAACAGTCGTCTTCGTCGCGATCAACACCCTGAGTCCCCATGATTTGGTTTGCTATCCTCATCCCTAAAGCTGACGGTGGCGGGATGACGCTTCCGGTTTATCTCGACCCCCAACGTCGCTATCGTCCTCTCAAACGTCCAGTTTTAAATGACTGGGGCGATATTGAGGTTCAGGTTTCTGATCAAATGCCGGGAGAGTCCCCCTACTATCGGTCAACGGGGAAGGGGTCGTCGCTGTCAATCCCAGATCTAGCCGAACCCTATATTCATCCCTATTGTGCGACTAACTCAGCCCTGCCACGACTTCATGATGCCTGGGAAAATGAGGAGTATGCCATTATTCTTCTGGAGGATCGCTCGTCGTTGTTACCTCTGATTGAGGGCTGGCGGGTGAAGCAGGCCTCGAAACGTCAGGAGGTGGCGCTTCAGCAACTCCATTGGATGTATCAGATGACGGATTTATGGATGTTGCTGACGGAGTTGGCGGGCCGCCCGAGTTTGATGCAATTGGATAATCTCCGGTTGGATGATGACGATCTGTTATGTTTGCAACGCCTCCATCTGGAAACGGTGGATCATGAGGTGTCGTTGAAACAGTTGGGAGAGACTTGGAGTCAGTTATTTCGCTTTTCTGAGATGTCACCTCATCTGGACATCGCCCAATTGATTCAACGGTTACAACAGGGACAGATTGCCTCGCCGGAACGGTTGCGATCGCATCTCGATCAGCTTTTGGATTCTCTACAACCCCAGTTGGTGAACGAGGATGAGGATGATGATGATCCCACGGGTTGGAATTTCGCCGAGGAAGATCTCACGGTCACGGCCCCGATTATCCCGACGATTCAATTGACTCATGCGGGACAGACGGATATCGGCCGCCAACGTCGTCATAATGAGGATACGTTTCTGTTGTGGTTACGACAACATCAACGGGAAACTCCTAATTCACGGACGGAGTCGGCGCGAGGCCTGTATATTCTTTGTGATGGGATGGGGGGCCATGAGGGGGGCGATGTGGCTAGTGCGATCGCCATTGAAACGGTGGCCGATCGCATTCTCCCCTATTGGGATGAGGCGTTCCCGGAACAATGGCGGATTAATGAGGCCATCGCCGCTGCAAATACGGCAATTTATCAGTTAAATCAGGATCAAGGCCGCCGGGGAAATCGCCGCATGGGAACGACCCTAGTCATGTTACTCCTCGATGGCAATCAGGCGGCGATCGCCCATGTGGGGGATTCTCGTCTCTATCGCTTGACGGTGTCGGGAGGGTTGGAACTGTTAACCCGCGATCATGAGTTGGGACAACAATCCATCGCCCAGGGGGTTGATCCGGCGGTGGCCTATCAAACCCCTCAAGCCTATCAACTCACCCAAGCCCTCGGGCCCCGCGAGTCGGTTCGCCCAGATATCCGCTTTCTACCGGTTCTGGAAAATACCCTGTTTCTGTTGGCCTCTGATGGCCTCACCGATCGCAGTTTGGTGGAACTCCATTGGAAAACTCACCTCAAACCCTATTTGGCGGTCTCGGCAAATCTTAATTTTGCACCTCAGGAGTTGATTGATTTGGCGAATCAGGAAAATGGGCGGGATAATATTACGGCTGTTTTGGTTCGCGCGGAGTTGAAATCTCTTTAACTTGACAAGAAGCACAAGTTATGGTTAAGAATTGACAAAAACATAGGTTAAAGGAAACACCAGATATTCCAGAAAAAAGAGTTTCCAAATAAATTGATAAAAGGCAGCGATGGAGGTGCGATCGCCCAAGTCCAGAGTCCGACGACGAAACCAGAGGAGGGCTAACAGAATTAGATGAATCCCCGCCAGAAGCGGACCATTCATGTCTTCGAGAACGGTAAACCCAGCTACCACCATCAAGAGGTCACAGATAGAAATGGTGATGAGGGCTAAGCGGGCGACGGCTGGGGCCCCGAGACGCAGGGTTAGGGTGCTAATTTGATAGCGTTTGTCTCCTTCTAAGTCAGGAATATCTTTGAAAATGGCAATAGCAAAGGTGAAAATTAGGACAAATATCGTTAAGGCCCAGACTTCGGGAATAATAGGAAATCCGCCCTGAAAATGCAGGAACAGTCCTACGTTTACAATCATCCCGCGCACGGTAAAAATGCAAAATGAGGCCCAAAAGGGAAAGCGTTTGAGACGAATGGGGGGAATTGAATAGGCGGTTCCGATGAGTAAACTAATGGCGACGGTGGCGAATAGCCATTGTCCCTGAGTCCAAGCTAGGGCGATCGCCCCCAGTCCCGAAAGGGCAACAATCGTCCATCCCTGGCGGGGGCTAAATTCTCCCGAGGCCAGGGGTAACGTGGGCTTATTGATGCGATCGATGTCGATGTCTTCGAGTTGATTTAAGCCCACAATATAGAGGTTTCCCCCTAAACAGGCCAACCAAGCCCAAAGGAGCGATCGCCATTCCGGGGAGGTGGGCCATGACCCCGCTTGGCTGATGGCAAATAGCCCCCAAACACTGAGGGTTGTGCCAATAATGGTATGGGGACGACTAAACCGCCATAGGGCAGAAAGTCGTTGTGCCAATGATGTGGCTAAGGGTTGCGATCGCGATTCCATTGATCCTCCTGACGCTGTGACTGATGGTTTTTGGTTAACTTAGGCTTCTAGGGGTTTTCTGCCACTGAGAACCCCATAACGGACTAACCCACTCTTATAGCCATCTCGCATCAAATTCATGGCCAAAGCCCCCTGAATGGTCTCCCAACCGGATAAGAGAACCCCCAAAATCACCTTGGGATCTAAGGCGGAGTCCATGACGACATCCCAGAAGGGGGCCACGGCGGTTGACCAATCCTCGGTTTGTACATTCTCAAAGCCAATCCCTTCGGCGATCGCATCATAGTCGGGCAGGGAAATCACATAGGGTAAATGATAAACCTGATAGAGTTGCCGCAGCTGCTCAACTTCCGCCGCTGACAAACGCCCGGAATCTAGGGGACGATGACACCAGGTGGCTAACATCAGGGTTCCACCGGGTTTGAGGAGACGGTAACATTCCTCTAAAAAGCGGGTTTTGTCGGGCATATGTTCGCCGCTTTCGAGGGACCACACCCAGTCAAAGGTCTCATCGACAAAGGGAACTCCTAACGCATCGGCCACTAAGAAGCCGAGGGAACTGCTGGCCCCGGCTTGTTGCGATCGCTCGGTGGCCCGGCGGGCCTGAACCGGACTGAGGGTGATTCCCGTGGCCCGACAGTGAAATTTCTGCCATAAGTGGAGACTACTCCCACCCACGCCACAGCCGACATCGAGGACTTGACGCTGTTCGTTGAGAGGGGCCGCGTTCCCTGTGGCGTTAACCCAGTCCAGGAGGCGATCGATTAGGTCAATCTGGGCCTGTCGTCGGTCTAGACTGCGGGGATTGCGATCGCCGTAGTAGCCATGGTGTAAATGTTCGCCCCAAACCTCCTCCCAGAGTTCCGTCGAAGCGTCATAGAAGTCCTGAATCTGTTGGCCAAAGGGGTTTGTCATCGGGGTTATTGAATACACTTGAACGTTCAACCATCTTCCAACCTACCGCAAACTCCCAAAAAAATACCCCTTCTTGTCTAGAAGAGGTAGGGAGGAGATCTCGAAGATCCCGATTCAGACAAAGAAATATGAGATCGCTTAGGCTGAAGACACGAGCTGTCGAGTGTGAGCTTAATTTAAAGCAGCGAAAACACTGAGTCCCGTGGGTTCGGCACAAGCATAGACCCCATCTTCCGCTAGGGCGAATCCGGGGCAAGACCCCCAAGTACAAGCGCTAGCAGCGATGTAGGCATCATAGTCCGTGTCTTGCAGACATGAGGCCCAGGCTTCAGGGTCCATACCCGATGTACTACATTTGAGGGTATTCACTAAGCCAATGGCTTTGAGACCACATCCGGCATCCACGGAACACCCACTGGCTTGGTGATTAATCACGAGGGGGCCCGTTGGGGGTTGACTGGGATCGACGCTGTCTCCATCAAACAGAGAGTTCATCGCGTCAGGGCTATTCAATAACGCAGTGCTATCCATCTCTAACAAGCCCGCAACCCCAATTAAGGTTCCCTGCTGCTGGCCACTTAACTGAACCTCTTGATTGAGGATATCTTCAAGTTCGTGATGACTTTCCGTCCCGAAGATGGGGAGTGCTTGGACGGGTGCTACGGCGATCGCCCCAACCCCCACCACAAGACTTGATGCTAAAATTGCTAGTTGTCTTTTCATGACGTTTACTTTGACGCTTATGGGTTTATACCGACGTGATCTTGCTGGTTAGCCCGAAAAAATTACCGTATTTTTACTGAATGATTTTGGGGTTTTTGTGACCCTTCAGAACAGGTAAAACGAATACCAAGGTTGGGGCTACCTCCATCTTAGCCTTGCACCCCCCCTCAGTCAAACCGATGTTTTGTAAAGATATGGTGAAGAATCCAGAGATTTATATAGAGTTTTTGTAAAGTTCTAAACATAAGGGGGGACTGGGGGCGATCGCCGAATTAACCCCTAAGATAGTAGCGGGCATACCCGATTGAATGGCGGCTAATTTAACAAAAGCCATCTCAACTGTACAGGATACCTAGTGATGAATCATGAAGTCTAAAGAATCTAAGACCAGTTTAGCCTTGGCCTCAAGGGGCCTGAAACTGGCAGGAACGGTTCTGATTCTGATTACCCTGCTCAACTTTATCTTACTCATCGTCCCTCCTGACGCAGGGAATCCGAGCTGGTGGCTCAACTTAAGCACACAAATCATACAGCAGGGCATTATCCCCTTGATTGGAGTGGCGGCACTGTTGGCGGGAATTGCCTGCGAAGTGGTGAGTGGGGCAGCCACCGAGAATGATACCTGGATTCAAACCACGAAAACGCGAACCTTTCGGCTATCCTTAGTTTTAGGTTTGATTTTTCTGATTCTCATTCCCGGTCATGCCCTAGCGGCGTTAGTTTCGAGTCAGCAAGCCATTGCCCGCATTGACCGAGAAGCCAGCGAAAGTTTAGAACAAATTGAACTGCAATTGCAACAGCAGCAGCAACTTTATCTTGGGATTATCGAAGGTGGTGAGGATACGGAAGCCCTCTTAGGGGACCTTATTGGCGATGAACCGTTAAATGAGGAGCAGTTGGCTCAGTTTCAGGAGTTTATCGAAAATCCTGACAGTATTGACCGGCAAATCCAAACCTTACGGACCAGTTTAGTCGAACGAGTCCAAGCTCGCAGCAGTCGGGCTAAAGAGCGATCGCGATTTGGGGCTTGGAAGTCCATCGCCCGCTTCGGCTTAACCAGTATCATGCTCTCAACCTGCTACCTCAATATCGCCTTCCTGGGACGAGGGATGGGCAAACGCACCAAAGTCAAGAAAGTCAAACGTCGTCCGGCCACGCCTCCAACCCCCCCCAAACCCAAGACCAAACGAATAGGGCCGCCCCCTTCCGATGACCCGCCCTTTATGCCGTAATCCCTCAGTTACGGAGATTCTGGAGGATTTTCAGATTTTTTT contains these protein-coding regions:
- a CDS encoding serine/threonine phosphatase, whose amino-acid sequence is MIWFAILIPKADGGGMTLPVYLDPQRRYRPLKRPVLNDWGDIEVQVSDQMPGESPYYRSTGKGSSLSIPDLAEPYIHPYCATNSALPRLHDAWENEEYAIILLEDRSSLLPLIEGWRVKQASKRQEVALQQLHWMYQMTDLWMLLTELAGRPSLMQLDNLRLDDDDLLCLQRLHLETVDHEVSLKQLGETWSQLFRFSEMSPHLDIAQLIQRLQQGQIASPERLRSHLDQLLDSLQPQLVNEDEDDDDPTGWNFAEEDLTVTAPIIPTIQLTHAGQTDIGRQRRHNEDTFLLWLRQHQRETPNSRTESARGLYILCDGMGGHEGGDVASAIAIETVADRILPYWDEAFPEQWRINEAIAAANTAIYQLNQDQGRRGNRRMGTTLVMLLLDGNQAAIAHVGDSRLYRLTVSGGLELLTRDHELGQQSIAQGVDPAVAYQTPQAYQLTQALGPRESVRPDIRFLPVLENTLFLLASDGLTDRSLVELHWKTHLKPYLAVSANLNFAPQELIDLANQENGRDNITAVLVRAELKSL
- the cofG gene encoding 7,8-didemethyl-8-hydroxy-5-deazariboflavin synthase subunit CofG; this translates as MLKRVTYSPAYTLVPTYECFNRCSYCNFRRQPGGDTWMSLARGREILQSLRDGVGPQVTEILILSGEVHPQHPRRSLWFQRIFNLCQLALSLGFLPHTNVGPLSEGEMASLKTVNVSMGLMLEQVTPKLLKTVHRHAPSKQPERRILQLELAGKLRIPFTTGLLLGIGETTKDCQNSLMEIARIHHRWGHIQEVILQPHRLGQRQESAMEGFQLPQLPKVVALAREMLPPEVTLQIPPNLVETPEILLACLAAGARDLGGIGPRDEVNPDYPHWQCQRLGEILQPAGWQLRPRLPVYPQFESWVSGTLRSQLERIRQKSCQG
- the egtC gene encoding ergothioneine biosynthesis protein EgtC, encoding MCRLLAYLGSPVSLHSLLCQPPHSLVVQSYQPQEMTAGLLNADGYGFSWYDRRQQDQPFIYKSLLPIWSDINLSSLSHYIHSDCILAYVRSATPGQALDLSNGQPFSHDNWSFIHNGAIPQFRQRLYRPLRDRLRSPYYELINGSTDSEHLFAYLMQLQDETPQQPLSQTLKTALKDFQELAMAHNSQLSANLVLSDGQHLIACRFAVNTAPPSLYYLQQDGSHLIASEPIFPGNWQAFAPSSILTINPNQGPQWTVLNP
- a CDS encoding SUMF1/EgtB/PvdO family nonheme iron enzyme; translation: MSLVSQPSPTLALQEALIACRQATLDQVQSLGDRLYYSQAHPDFSPIGWHLGHIGFTEELWLLRHCARRTPQQPQYHRLYAADGLPKQQRQQLPSLADTCDYLQQIRQQVLDYLPRAPLQDQARLWWFILQHESQHSETMAIVEALHRRSPLYRPHPTASKPLNPETIKIPAGAFLQGNSNENALDNEQPAFLNPLDEYHIDRYPVTCGQYRHFIDVGGYDNRDYWSAAGWQFIRHHNIRQPLYWPEADGSEFDHYPVCGVSWYEANAYANFVGKRLPTEAEWEKAASWNSPQHRHQPYPWGTEFPQAHHCNHHRLMGGITPVHAYPNHCSPWGIEDMLGNVWEWTSTAFDGYQGFEFFPYSGYSQAYFDGQHYGLRGGSWTTRPWALRNSFRNWYSPQVREAFAGFRLCRR
- a CDS encoding HpsJ family protein — translated: MKSKESKTSLALASRGLKLAGTVLILITLLNFILLIVPPDAGNPSWWLNLSTQIIQQGIIPLIGVAALLAGIACEVVSGAATENDTWIQTTKTRTFRLSLVLGLIFLILIPGHALAALVSSQQAIARIDREASESLEQIELQLQQQQQLYLGIIEGGEDTEALLGDLIGDEPLNEEQLAQFQEFIENPDSIDRQIQTLRTSLVERVQARSSRAKERSRFGAWKSIARFGLTSIMLSTCYLNIAFLGRGMGKRTKVKKVKRRPATPPTPPKPKTKRIGPPPSDDPPFMP
- a CDS encoding pseudouridine synthase, with the translated sequence MKAQYRYILFYKPYDVLCQFTDNSATPRATLKDYIPIPGVYSVGRLDRDSEGLLLLTNDGPLKHRLTDPKFAKPRTYWVQVERTPDEAALEALRRGVTIRGYTTRPAQVQRLPNPPDLPPRDPPIRYRKTVPTDWLEITLTEGRNRQVRRMTAAVGFPTLRLIRVRSLRLTLEGLQPGQWRELTPLEIQQVREDSKEQSSSSRSTP
- a CDS encoding homogentisate phytyltransferase, translating into MESRSQPLATSLAQRLSALWRFSRPHTIIGTTLSVWGLFAISQAGSWPTSPEWRSLLWAWLACLGGNLYIVGLNQLEDIDIDRINKPTLPLASGEFSPRQGWTIVALSGLGAIALAWTQGQWLFATVAISLLIGTAYSIPPIRLKRFPFWASFCIFTVRGMIVNVGLFLHFQGGFPIIPEVWALTIFVLIFTFAIAIFKDIPDLEGDKRYQISTLTLRLGAPAVARLALITISICDLLMVVAGFTVLEDMNGPLLAGIHLILLALLWFRRRTLDLGDRTSIAAFYQFIWKLFFLEYLVFPLTYVFVNS
- a CDS encoding methyltransferase domain-containing protein, whose product is MTNPFGQQIQDFYDASTELWEEVWGEHLHHGYYGDRNPRSLDRRQAQIDLIDRLLDWVNATGNAAPLNEQRQVLDVGCGVGGSSLHLWQKFHCRATGITLSPVQARRATERSQQAGASSSLGFLVADALGVPFVDETFDWVWSLESGEHMPDKTRFLEECYRLLKPGGTLMLATWCHRPLDSGRLSAAEVEQLRQLYQVYHLPYVISLPDYDAIAEGIGFENVQTEDWSTAVAPFWDVVMDSALDPKVILGVLLSGWETIQGALAMNLMRDGYKSGLVRYGVLSGRKPLEA